The genomic stretch CGAAAGGACTCAAACCCTGATTTCAGGGGTGGTGCACTTCAAAGTTCAAGGGGCGTCTGAAAATGAAGGCGTGCGCGCGCGTTATCAGAACAGGTTTGTTCACGTGCTTGTCGATGAGTACCAGGACACGAATCCTGTTCAGTATGATTTCGCGAAGACCATATCCCGGGGCTTCGGAAATCTTTTCGTTGTCGGCGACGACAGTCAGTCTATCTACGGGTGGAGAGGAGCGAACATAAACAATATTCTCGATTTCGAGAAGGATTTTCCGGGGGCGAAAGTGGTGAAGCTCGAGCAGAATTACCGTTCCACCTCAACCATACTCGGCATTGCGAATTCAGTTATAAGGAAAAATCTGGGCAGAAAGGAGAAGACTCTCTGGACGGAGAATCCCGAGGGAGAAAAGGCTGTGGTGTTCAAAGCGGGGTACGGAGAAGACGAGGCGCGTTTTGTCGCGAGGAGGAGTTCGCATTTGGTCGAATCCGGGGACTTCACATGGGATGACATTGCGGTTTTCTACAGGGCCAACTTTCAGTCGAGGGTAATTGAGGATGCTCTGAGGGCGCGCGGGGTTCCCTACAGGATAGTTTCGGGAGTGGGCTTTTACCAGAGAGCGGAGATAAAGGACATAATCGCCTATCTGCGCCTTATCCAGAACCCCTCTGACGACGTGAGCTTCGAGAGGATAGTTAACGTCCCGCCGAGAAAGATAGGATCTGCCACGGTCGGCAAACTGCGTGAAATATCGCGGACGCACGGATTCGCTCTTGCGGATGCGATTGAATACTGCGGGGAACAGCATCTTCTGCCGCCGCAGACCCAGAGCGCTCTCTCCACCTTCACCGATATTCTGGGGGAATTTCGCGCAGTAGCGGAGCAAGGTCCCGCCGCGGAAGTGATCAAGGCGCTTTTTGAGCGTACTGGCTATCTGGATTATCTGGGGGACGAGCATCACAGGGTGGAGAACGTCAGGGAGCTTTTAGCGGCGGCCGATGTGCTTGAAGATATAAGCCTTTCCGACTTTCTTGATCTTGTGCTGCTTTCAACCGATGAGGACAGGGAGGATTCGGAGGGAGAAAAGATTTCCCTCATGACGATTCACGCGGCCAAGGGGCTTGAGTTTCCCGCTGTGTTCGTGGTCGGAGCGAACGAGGGACTGCTTCCGCACAGATTGTCCGCGGAAACCTTCGAGGGGCTTGAGGAAGAGAGAAGACTGTTCTACGTTGCGATAACCAGAGCGAAGAGGTCTCTGTTTATAAGCTACGCTTCAAGGAAGAAAGCTGGTTCAACCCGAGCCTATGATCTTGAAGAATCAGTTTTCCTTGAAGACATTCCATCAGAACACGTGATCTACGAATCCGCAAGGAAGGAACTGTCGGACCGAAGTTCAGAGCGCTTGCGCGGTTCGTCCTCCAAGATGTTGTCCGCGTCCGAGGATACGGTCCGGAACTTAAGACCAGCACAGAGGGTCACCCATCACATTTTCGGTCCCGGGGTCGTTAAGCAGATTGAGGGAAAAGGAAACAAGGCGGTGGTTACGGTTGATTTTTTCGGTTCCGGCGTGAAGAAAATTATTGCGAGCTTTCTTGCCGGTTAGGAAAGACAGCTCACGAAGAGATCCCTTGCCCACTCTGGGGAGGCTCCCGCGTAGCCCTCATGCCCCGGCTGTTCCGAGAAGGGATTCTCGAATATCTTCCTTACCTTTTCTATCTCCGAGCAGTCCTCCCGCTCAAGGGCATCCCTTATCGCGGTCTCCATTATGTGGTTTCTCAGAACGTACCTGGGATTGACGGAATCCATGAGCTTTTTTCTCTTGTGGTCGCGCAGCGAATTTTCCCGGAGTTCCCCGGCGTACTCTGAGATCCACTGCCGCCATTTCTCCGCCGCCGCGCAGAGTTCCGCAAGCCATGGATTTCCTTCAAAAGAGCCGTCGCGGCTTACGTCGGAGAGGCTTCTGAGAAAGATATGGTAGTCCGTCCCTGATTCGGCCAGCATCCCGAGGGTTTTTTCAATAAATCGAAGGGATTTTTTTTTTTCCTTCTCAAAGCCGAATCTGCGCAGCATGAGTTTTCTGTAAGTTTCGGAGAAGGTCTTGTCGTAAACATCAATCGCGAGGGCGGCCTGTTTTTCGTCCACCAGCTTTTCCAGGCATCTTGCGAATTTCCCGAGGTTCCAGCGCGCGGCCGCGGGCTGGTTTCCGTAGCTGTACCTTCCGAAGTGATCAGAGCGGTTGGAGACGTAATCCCTGTCGAACGTTTCCAGAAATCCGTACGGTCCGTAATCAAGGGTGAGACCCGTTACGGACATGTTGTCGGTGTTCATTACCCCGTGGGTGAAGCCGAAAGCCTGCCACTTGGCAAGGGTGACTGCCGTTTTCTCCGCCGTCGCGAGCAGAAAAAGCCCGTAGCCTTCCTTTGTCCCGCCCGGAATCTCGGGGTAGTGGCGGGCGATTACGTAATCGGCAAGCGTCCGGATGCTCTCTTCTTCGCCCCGGTAGTAAAAACCTTCGAACGAACCGAAGCGCACGTGGGTCTCCGCGACCCGGAGCATCATCGCGGCGGGCTCCCGGGTTTCCCTGTCGATTTTCTCCGTGCCTCCCACCACGCAGAGAGCTCTCGTGGACGGAATTCCCAGATGGTGGAGAGCCTCGCTTCCCAGGTATTCCCTTATGGAGGACCTCAGCGTTGCCCTTCCGTCAAAACCTCTTGAGAATCTGGTGGCCCCGCATCCCTTGAGGTGAAGATCCCATTTCCGGTCGCGCTCATCGATTATCTGCCCGAGCAGAAGCGCTCTTCCGTCTCCAAGGTGCGGGTTGTAGACCCCGAACTGCCACCCGGCGTAGTACATCGCCAGGGGATCCGCGCCCGGAAGCGGCCTTTTTCCGCATAGATGCTCGGCAAGAAGGGGGTT from Candidatus Dadabacteria bacterium encodes the following:
- a CDS encoding YdiU family protein: MRKITDLRFENAYAELPHEFYQKKDPVPFWNPHMAAFNETLAAELGIDPDEKQNPLLAEHLCGKRPLPGADPLAMYYAGWQFGVYNPHLGDGRALLLGQIIDERDRKWDLHLKGCGATRFSRGFDGRATLRSSIREYLGSEALHHLGIPSTRALCVVGGTEKIDRETREPAAMMLRVAETHVRFGSFEGFYYRGEEESIRTLADYVIARHYPEIPGGTKEGYGLFLLATAEKTAVTLAKWQAFGFTHGVMNTDNMSVTGLTLDYGPYGFLETFDRDYVSNRSDHFGRYSYGNQPAAARWNLGKFARCLEKLVDEKQAALAIDVYDKTFSETYRKLMLRRFGFEKEKKKSLRFIEKTLGMLAESGTDYHIFLRSLSDVSRDGSFEGNPWLAELCAAAEKWRQWISEYAGELRENSLRDHKRKKLMDSVNPRYVLRNHIMETAIRDALEREDCSEIEKVRKIFENPFSEQPGHEGYAGASPEWARDLFVSCLS
- a CDS encoding UvrD-helicase domain-containing protein; the encoded protein is ERTQTLISGVVHFKVQGASENEGVRARYQNRFVHVLVDEYQDTNPVQYDFAKTISRGFGNLFVVGDDSQSIYGWRGANINNILDFEKDFPGAKVVKLEQNYRSTSTILGIANSVIRKNLGRKEKTLWTENPEGEKAVVFKAGYGEDEARFVARRSSHLVESGDFTWDDIAVFYRANFQSRVIEDALRARGVPYRIVSGVGFYQRAEIKDIIAYLRLIQNPSDDVSFERIVNVPPRKIGSATVGKLREISRTHGFALADAIEYCGEQHLLPPQTQSALSTFTDILGEFRAVAEQGPAAEVIKALFERTGYLDYLGDEHHRVENVRELLAAADVLEDISLSDFLDLVLLSTDEDREDSEGEKISLMTIHAAKGLEFPAVFVVGANEGLLPHRLSAETFEGLEEERRLFYVAITRAKRSLFISYASRKKAGSTRAYDLEESVFLEDIPSEHVIYESARKELSDRSSERLRGSSSKMLSASEDTVRNLRPAQRVTHHIFGPGVVKQIEGKGNKAVVTVDFFGSGVKKIIASFLAG